From a single Corynebacterium kroppenstedtii DSM 44385 genomic region:
- a CDS encoding esterase/lipase family protein, with protein MLPKTMKAAAVAVGISCAGVCGAITPAAQAGDAGDALPTTTDVHSENSHPVVFILPGQSVGTLPYGKIKSNLQAGGYDARVLALKGTDVVADAHLIADEVHRVHENNPDAEISLVGHSAGGISAREYLKHQGGTEDIARYIAIGSPQYGSPGACVQSGTAKDLCLGSEYLNRLNAGDDTPGPTEYYAIRGEHEWADGRLDGGQCRMKPVASPSPLINGGFHHSIEPLQSEVSATVLAALNNTCTGEYVDEPIDSIQAKDTIFQDGL; from the coding sequence ATGCTACCTAAAACAATGAAAGCTGCTGCCGTGGCTGTTGGAATCTCGTGTGCTGGTGTGTGTGGAGCCATCACCCCAGCTGCTCAAGCGGGGGATGCGGGGGACGCTCTTCCCACGACCACCGACGTGCATAGTGAGAATTCTCACCCGGTTGTTTTTATTCTCCCTGGTCAATCGGTGGGCACGTTGCCGTACGGAAAAATAAAGTCGAACCTGCAGGCGGGTGGCTATGATGCTCGCGTTCTTGCTCTCAAAGGGACCGACGTTGTTGCCGACGCTCATCTCATTGCCGACGAAGTTCATCGCGTCCATGAGAATAATCCCGATGCAGAGATTTCGCTGGTCGGGCACAGTGCAGGGGGAATTAGTGCCCGTGAGTATCTGAAGCATCAAGGAGGGACCGAGGACATCGCTCGGTATATCGCAATCGGGTCTCCTCAGTATGGAAGTCCGGGCGCGTGCGTGCAGAGTGGTACTGCTAAAGATTTGTGTCTAGGCTCGGAGTATCTGAACCGGTTAAATGCTGGGGACGATACTCCTGGTCCGACGGAGTATTACGCTATTCGCGGTGAACACGAGTGGGCGGATGGCCGATTGGATGGCGGCCAATGCAGGATGAAGCCGGTGGCGTCTCCGTCGCCACTAATTAATGGTGGGTTCCACCACTCGATAGAACCGTTACAGTCTGAGGTGTCGGCCACGGTGCTTGCGGCGTTGAATAACACCTGCACTGGAGAGTATGTCGATGAGCCGATTGACTCTATTCAGGCCAAAGATACGATTTTCCAGGACGGGCTGTAA
- a CDS encoding arginase family protein — protein sequence MNTLRLLYPDFVSGGLDTYYFGAELLKHLLPQNDNQPWKTVPIDPPDDNQQLPTKNGIYGLDTLTQGIHSAQSILDDNHPDRVITIGGSCLVSVAPFDYLHGVYDDVGIIWIDAHPDVSSPADDYPYAHAMALSILLGDDSVPLSAELRNKPFPGDHILYVGLQDIFDYQRTVLENYQVPYTVQSDQFLSTQAVSDFARRFDHLAVHFDIDVLNPRNFHSTYFANPNLTGDGSGGGSMTMDQLQTILSAIDSAGPIDGLTIAEYLPFDEERLHATLRSLSIFQ from the coding sequence ATGAACACACTTCGGCTCCTATACCCAGATTTTGTTAGCGGCGGACTAGACACTTATTACTTTGGTGCCGAGCTACTGAAACATTTACTTCCACAGAATGACAATCAGCCTTGGAAGACAGTACCCATCGATCCGCCCGATGATAACCAACAATTACCCACAAAGAACGGTATTTACGGGCTCGACACCCTGACCCAAGGAATTCACTCAGCTCAATCAATCCTGGACGATAATCACCCAGACCGGGTCATCACCATCGGCGGAAGCTGCCTAGTTTCTGTCGCTCCCTTCGATTATCTTCATGGCGTCTACGACGACGTCGGAATCATCTGGATCGACGCTCACCCTGACGTATCCTCACCGGCCGATGACTATCCGTATGCCCACGCGATGGCATTATCGATTCTTCTTGGTGACGATTCTGTTCCACTGAGCGCCGAACTTCGGAATAAACCATTTCCCGGTGATCACATCCTCTACGTCGGCTTGCAAGATATCTTCGATTACCAACGCACCGTATTAGAGAACTACCAGGTGCCCTATACGGTTCAGAGTGACCAATTCTTGTCTACCCAGGCGGTTTCGGACTTTGCCCGCCGGTTTGACCACCTTGCTGTTCACTTCGACATCGACGTTCTCAACCCACGGAATTTCCACTCCACCTACTTCGCGAACCCCAACCTCACAGGTGATGGTTCCGGAGGCGGTTCGATGACAATGGATCAGCTCCAGACCATCCTGTCAGCCATCGACTCCGCAGGTCCAATAGATGGGCTCACGATCGCCGAGTATTTACCGTTTGATGAGGAACGTCTTCACGCGACACTCCGATCACTGTCCATATTCCAGTGA